Genomic window (Pectinophora gossypiella chromosome 5, ilPecGoss1.1, whole genome shotgun sequence):
ACtctttttgtaatttatgtgggataatgaaataacttggatattttttaaatgtctttactcctttttTATACACACTCAGCttttattaaaaccaaaattctcccgcccgaccgacatcgcaccaaagactcccctttcttactttttaaaactgcctaacgtcccattcattaacctttctcctttcataccataaacaatcaaattctcattcattatccttacatagcattctcactttcctataTTTATATAGAGGCTTAGTGGTATACTTACTGCATATTTTTGACTGCATTTTAGTATTTAGTGACTTATTTCGGTAAATAGGTCTCGGTAGAGGTGGACGTTTTTTAGACCATTTTTGGTtacaccataaggttcatcatatccagcttacgacatcgtatcaacagtggctgcaagttgtctttgattacttgtggctctgcccaccccattagggattacgggcgtgagtttatgtatgtatgtatgttttggtCAAACTCCTTTCTTAGGAATTttgcgttttgacgtttagtaaaaagtaactgatttgacgagTTTGAGCCGTGGTATCCcgattggtagaacgcttggctctcactttgaggttgcaggttcgaatccagcacagacctaaaccaatgattgtcgaatctgttttcgaattcatgtttggatcataaatgattatcacgtactcagcggtgaaggataacatcgtgaggaaacatacATTCCCGGGTAATGCCTTTTCGGAGGTgatctaatctgtattgggatggttttcccttcgcgggttggaacgtcagacaggcagtcacttctttaaaaaaccggacctgtcaaattttcaggttacgtaagcggaccctgtgaaaaacgggatcaagctagggagatgatgatgatgaactgatGTGAGCAGTTGGAAACTATGCCTATTATGTCCTCTTTTACACGAAGGAATGTTTACCTACCACATTGTGGTTCAttatccattttaggactttatatcaaaatggctgcaagttcttttgattatttgtagtgcTGTCACTCTATCATGAATTGCGTGTCAGGTCACGAAGTATGGTAAAAAACCAGGCATAATTTAATGAGAAACATTTTCAATCCAACAGAAGAATTCTTtcctttccaacatgatggTAATTTGTCACCATAACGTTCATtatttatccatcttaggacttcgtattcaATAGTGGCTTTAATTTTTCTgtgataacttgtggctctggctACCCCATTAAAGATAACGAAAGTTACttcatgaaataaaaaaatcagaatcatttattgaacgtaattatcatggataaacttgttgaaggtcaatgtaacatttttgaatctacgtcatttcgcaagatgttatggttgaggagaagaaatgacaataaactggaaaagcaacacatcttttacgtcaatgtaggtatacattacaagttatgtaATACACATtgaataccaggcatttttatcatttaagtattAATCATTAatctaattaaattaaataaaaactttatttcgggCTTTTGTACTTCCATAATGGTTAGTAAGGGACTTATACTATGTTAGTAAGCACATATTAAATTAACATGACAAAACCTAGTGTGAGACATGGATGTCAATCCAATGCCTCACAATGGAACAGTCAGTTCTGTCCGCCACCACGTTTAAGAGActaataataagcttttttacataaagtctcgaatcagaaatgaggagatccgcagaagaattaaagtcaccgacataacTCGGAGAATtccaaagctgaagtggcagtgggcaggacacatagcgaggagaaccgatggccgatggggcggaaaggttctagaatggcgaccacgtgtcggacgacgctcaatgggtaggcccgctacaaggtggaccgacgatctggtgaaggtcgcgggaagtcgctggatgcgggcagcgcaggactgatcgtcgtggagatccttgggggagacctatgcccaacagtgggcgtcgttcggctgatgatgatgatgattacataAAGTAATGTGGCTAAGTTTATTTTCAAGGGATAAAAAAGGCCAGTAAAAATTACTACTTACATTGCCTATTAACAGTGGTCCTTTTTCCAAGCACGCGGCGACTCTTCTGCCTGATGGTGACCACTATGACACCGTAGCACGCTGAGATGGTCACTGCTGGTACCACGAACAGTGACACGAACACGCTGGTCACCCACACCCGCCACTGGAAGTTGGTCAGTCTTGCCCAACACTGGGTCAGTTGAGACCCCGGTGCTGTGCCCACTGGTCAAATAATTATCATTGTTAGTAATTAGCTGTTTGTCTAGCGATGATGATGTTTGGTAAAGTCGAGTAGATATACTACTCGCTAGGCATAAACACAATAATGAGCTGAaattatcccccttagtattcgttacgatgtcaacaccccaaataagtaggtaggtgttagtgacaccataacaagtactgagggggatgattcagaccatgattctgagttgataacaagttaTCCTGTCAAAAATTTTggttaattccacttgatatcaactcagaatcatggtatgagtCATCCCGCacagttttctttacgatgtcatttacaacCTTTATGTACCCAATAGTGGGATGAGGCAGGTTGATTGATGATGTTGGTACATACTTGAAATCAGAAGAAGCAAGATAACTGgccacttaataagacatgacaattttgtgaaaaacgccATTGCCAGATATAATGAAAGAGAGGGAGTGGAAGACCAAGGAGAACTGAAATGGCATCTTGATTTTCAATAAGACTAGTGTGTTCGCATAATATTTTAGttctaattcaaattcgaaaatatctttattcagtaggtaacataattacactttgaatcgtcaatttttccataacgaacgtctcatcggcctaaaactactgcagcttctcacaacctgtatagccggggaaaagaagctgcaagaaaaacctcggcacagggccctagacgttctttaaaaaaaaaacaacataaaatattgttatacaattgagtaatttagctgcctaatatcagttctcagacagttaatcccatgcattcatatcttataaatattcactaactttataataaccttttttgtaaagtttttgtttgactactgtcttaaaacagttcaAAAGACCTGTCTAGGTAAGAGGATTCCGCAAAAGCGCCAGGGAGATGGATTCTTTCAGAGACAGAAGCCTATATCATTCGAAAACGTGCCAAGACTTTATCCATAAAGTAGTTTATTCAACCCTTTGACATCAATATCTTAGGGATTGGACTAGTAATGCTATCGAAAAACACGATCATTTCTGTTACTTTAACAGATTTATTGCTGGGATATATCTTTTCTATTTATATCGACAGTTGTTAGAAACAGCTAAAGAAATGTTAGTGGAATGATTCGCCTACGGACTAACATAAGGCAAAGACGTTTCAGTCAGAAAATAGTACAAAACATTATCTTTAATTGTATTTTCCACCgccttcaaaaaagaaggagattatcattaggtatctatttattaaATGTTCCTTATATTAACAAgacatatcattattattaggttattggcgagagggaaaccactgccctatttttccctaaaaaaagtataatggaaaatgctaaaccggcaagagcgtggctcttaaattagtgataatattaaataagtcaCTAAACTAAAGATCAGTTTGTTGGCGACGAATATTAAGCTTAAATGATGTAAGCTTAAATACTTAGAGTTCCGTACGATGCTATGTTTTATTTCCGGCTAGGGCTTTAGGAACGTCGTATTATTCTATGTATCCTAACCTTCTGTGCTTGGGAAGACACGGtaaacgttggtcccggttacaacttactgatgtatgaaCGAAGGcgttacatgggtcatgtcagaagcctttggcggctcaataataaccctgacaccagggttgatggggttggtcatcGACGTCATAGCCcacccgatagaagaagaatccttACCTTCTACTTCCTGCTTGTCAAAGAGTATCAGCATGGGAACGCAGAATGCGAAGCTGATGAACCACGCCGCGACTATGAGAGCTCTTGCTCTACgccctttgaaaaaaaaatcttattagttaaaagaaaaaagagggcagcagtaactgtcagtactattcagaggcggaggacagaagtcctggaatggctttgtaatagactactctgggcgccatcccacttgcgtcagactgcggggcggaaggcaagagggaaaccactgtcctatttttctctaaaaaagtagcatgaaaaaaaaccgacaagagcgtggctcttaaattgatgatgacgatgaaaaGAAAAAGTATAGCAATCGTCGGAAAATCCAgtgtcattaattttaattcaaagAAAGCATGCATTACCCAAAAAGCGTTGGTAGGTATATTAGTGAAAAGTTTTCAAACTCAAAAACTCAAACTCAGATAggtatatctttattcagcctaatgaataaagatactaACTATAAGATAAGCAGTTActctttgaattgtcaatttatttttcgtttatttgtaacataaatacAAAAACTTAGTAAGTTTATAtagaaatgtatatttaatcaataatttaaagaaaatacattattattttactctctctctctatttaagagctgcgctcttgtcggtggagtaatcgccattcctctcttcttcccgccaaaaccttcacctcccgatacgacacgacctgcaccttctcttttttttgctttattgaagggaagagaggaaggggtagactcCGATTctgcagtcaaattgcttatgcaattttgcaggacattgcatttataccaatgttatttaaggccttaataataataaataattataatatgaatattaGGTAACAAATAGTAATTATGACACTTACAACTCCCAGTAAAATTCATAGGATGAGTGATGGCGTCACATCGGTCCACACTCAGTGCCACTAGTACGTAGGTTGATGAATATGTTACTACACCctgaaacataatattaaacataataatggccccgattcctgcagacaccgcctaattttattttaagttatatccgtcattttcatatccgtcgaaaaggaaagggacggatgattcacagctcttaattttaggaagaatgagtaaatgaatgtgtcgggttattgactgatgtaaaatttttagacggttggtttagatttgtgcttaaaattgacgtgtgttccataaattttatgcttgtcgattacccgtccctttccttttcggcggataagaaaatgacagtgtTGTATATGTAAGTAGACCTACATACATCATTAGGAGAACGCGCCTCGCGCGCATTGAATAAACCAGTCTGTTTGTAACCACCGGTTGTTTCACTTGCGTACCGTCGATACCTAACAGTGGCGACGAGCATACTTACCCGCGTTATatagtgagaaaaaaaaatgtctacttCTGTATTTGGAATTCTTACTACGTTCGACCACACTGTACAAGACTGGAAAACCTATCGCAGTAGATTGACACAGTGGTTTGTAGCGAACGACATAACGAATAGTACGGACGTAAGTGGAATAAAGAGACGAGCGATATTGCTAAGTGCATTATCGGAGGGTACCTACAGACTCGCTGCGGATTTAGCCTTACCTAAAGATCTACAGTCGGTGCCGTACGAAGATATACTTGGATTACTCGATAAGCATTTTAATCCAAAGCGCACGGGGTTTGGTGACCGACACAACTTTTATGCCTCGACACAACAGCTGGGTGAAACTCACTCGCAATGGGCGGCAAGGCTGCGCGGTTTAACCGCGAATTGCACTTTCAGTAATGTCGAGGAGACATTGCGAGACCGATTTATAATGGGGTTGCGACCCGGTGTCGAAAAAGAAAAACTGTATGCAATGGACATGACAGATCTTACACTGGCCAAGGCTGTGGAATTCGCAGAGAACTTGTGCAGCGCCAAGGCCGCCGCTGCGGCTAGCGTGGGCGCTGCTGCCGGGACACTCGTTGTGCACTCGGATATAGTAAACAAGATTTCGCAGGGAAGTAAACATGTGAAAAGTGGAGTACCCGGAAAGCAAAAGTGTACAGTGTGCGGTTATACTAATCACAAGTCCTCGGAATGTCGGTATTCTGATTACGTGTGTCGGAAGTGTAATTCTAAAGGTCATTTGCGTAGGATGTGTCCATCGACCAAAGTGAACTACGTAGAAAATGTAGCCGGAGGGGAGGACGTCGGTGATGATGGTAAGGTGTTCAACATTCGTTCACTGAGAGGCGAACCAATGGTAGAAACTGTATATATACGCGGTTTACCCCTCAAATTTGAGATAGATAGCGGATCAGCTGTTACTGTAATTCCTGAAGTCATGTGGAAATCGCATTTTAAAGACGTGCCATTGTTACCTTCACGGAAAAAACTAATTAGTTATTCTGGTGATAACATAAAGTGTGTTGGAATGATACGTCTGGATGTGTGTTATGATGGCTGCACGCACACGTTGGACGTGCATGTTGTGTGTGATGGCGGCCCACCCCTTCTAGGCAGGGATTTTATCTCGTCATTTCAGTTAGAATTAACTCCAGTTAAGTACTGTCAAGGAAAAAACTTATTAAGTGTAACACAACTCAAAACGTCATTTCCACATTTGTTTTCTGATAGACTgggatgttttaataaatatcaaGTGCAGTTACGTCTAAAAGAAAGCACAAAACCCGTTTTTTTTAAAGCACGACCGATCGCGTTTGCGTTACGTGCTAAAGTTGACAAAGAACTGGATAGGCTCGTCAAATTAGGTATTCTTGAACCCATCGACCATGCCGAATTCGCGTCACCAATAGTACCGGTTTTAAAGAAAAACGGAGATATTCGTATTTGTGCCGATTTCTCAGTCAGTATTAATAAACAACTAGTGATTGAGCAATTTCCTCTGCCAACAGCAAACGAGCTGTTTTCCAAATTACATGGTGGTAATAAGTTTACAAAGTTAGACCTGTCTATGGCCTACAATCAGTTCGAGTTGGAAGAGGCATCGCAAAAGTTGACTTGTATAAACACACACCGCGGATTGTTTAAGTTTACACGTTTAGTCTTCGGGCTAGCGAGTGCTCCGGCAGTGTTCCAGCGAGCCATGGAGTCGCTGCTGGCGGGGATGGAGGGGGTGCTGTGCTTGCTGGACGACGTGCTGGTGACGGGCCGTGACGATGCCGAGCACGCCGCACGTCTCACTAAAGTACTGCGCACCCTGCAAGAGGCCGGCCTCACCTTACAGCAGGAAAAATGCGAGTTTTACATGGATGAAGTTAGCTATTTGGGCTATGTTATTAACAAACATGGTTTAAAGAAATCACCGGAAAAAATTGAAGCAATTGTCAAAGCCAGTTCACCCGCTAATGTCACACAGCTTCAATCTTTTTTAGGTTTAGTTAACTATTATAGAAACTTTGTTCCTAATGCATCTTCTTTACTTAGTCCTTTATATGACCTTCTTAAAAAAGGCACTAAATGGTCGTGGAATGACAGTCACAAAATAgcatttgaaaaaattaaagaatgttTGTCTTCAGAACAAGTTCTTGCCCATTTCGACCCGGATGCAAAACTCATTCTTACTGTCGATGCTTCTCCTACCGGGTTAGGAGCGATTTTGTCGCAAAAAAATAAGGAGGGTCAGGAAAGGCCAGTATCATTCGCATCTCGAACGTTGAACTCCGCAGAAAAACGCTACTCCCAGATTCAAAAAGAGGCCACAGCTATAATTTTTGGTATACGTCGTTTTCACCAATACCTATATGGTAGGTCAATACCGTTTATACTACGTACCGATCATAAGCCGCTTATTTCTATATTTGGGCCGTACAAAGGAATTCCCGAAGTAACGGCTAATCGACTGCAAAGATATGCGATGTTTCTAAGTGGTTACAATTATGTAATAGAATACGTGCGTAGTGCTGACAATATAGCAGACTTTTTATCACGTGCGAATCAGGTCGGTTCCTGTGAGAGTGAGCGAGAGGAAATAGATTACAATTCGAGCTCCGAGTTATGCGACCGCGCCGCTTACGTTTGTTTTGTGATTGACGGAAGCTTACCTGTGACCTTGGCCGAGCTGAGTCATGCGACTAGTAAGGATGCTATTTTATGTGAAGTTGCGAATTACATCACGAATGGTTGGCCACGAAAAGTGCCAAACTCGCATATTGCACCTTACTATTTATGTAAATCCCAATTATCAGTAGAATGTGGATGTATAATGAGAGGTCACAAAGTGGTGATTCCTGCCGCGCTAAGAGAACGAGTTTTATTAGAAACTCATCGTTCACACCTCGGTATCGTTAAAACGAAAGCAGAGGTTCGTTCAAGGTTCTGGTTTCCGGGTGTGGACAAGGCTGTAGAGGAGATGATCGCGTCGTGCAATCTGTGCATACAGTTGCGGCCGTCGCCGCCGCGCGAGCCGCCCGCTTCCTGGCCATACTCACCGCGCGCATTCCACCGAGTGCATATAGACTTTCTTGGGCCATGCAATGGACGAATGTATTTAGTGTTGGTGGATGCGTATTCAAAGTGGCCAGAAGTTTATGATATGGCAAATACAACTACATCTGCGGCCGTCATAGATAAACTGTCCGATTTCATGTCTAGGTACGGAATACCAAGGAATATTGTGAGTGACAATGGCACAGCTTTTTGTTCACATGAGTTCAGAGCTTTCTGTGATTCCAATGGCATAACACACATAACATCACCACCGTTTCATCCAGCCAGCAATGGCCAGGctgaaagttatgtaaaaatcgtTAAAAAGGGAATTAAAGCAAGTTTGCTGTCTAGTTCAAATATTAGGGAATCAAaattaaagttattacaatatttattttgttaccgCAATTCACAACACAGTGCTACTGGTTCTTCTCCCGCACAGATATTGTACGGCCATAAACTGAACTCTCGTTTGGACTTAATATTGCCTACATCATCACTCGCATCCTCGCCTACGGATTCACATTGCTCTTTGCCAAACCAACAGTCTACACAACTTAAGGCGgagataaaaaaacaatatgaacCAGAAACCAATGTATTGTACAAACAGTTTTGTAATAACAAATTCAAATGGAAATTAGGGGTTATACAAAAACGCATAGGTAACGTATTGTATTTAGTTATGGACAAGGAAACAAAAAAGTGTTATCGTAAACATATAAATCAATTAGTATTATATAAGGGAAAGATCGTAGATACAAGGGACTGTGACAAAACGTATACACAAATAAACATACCATACTCACCACCGTCGTTGCCGTCGTCACCGCGTTCCGTCACGCCGCCGCCATCGCCGCCGTCGATgccaccgccgccgccacaTTCTCCACAGCCATCTGTGTCTACGCTATCACCTACCATGGCTGCCACAGACATATTCAGTCCAAGTACGCCGCTTGGACCATCGGCACCTCCGACATCATCACTAGATTCGTCGCTCAACGCTAGAGAACAAGAGCAAGGGGAGAGGAAGGAAGAAAATGAGCCGGGTGTGACAGAGGATTGTGTCTCGGCAGATGAAGACTTCCATGAGGCAGAAACAAACGCAGAGAATGATCTAACTGCAAATCCTCAAAGAGTGTTGCGTTCACGTCCCAGGATAGATTTCAGGCGCTTTTTCtaaattgttatattattagtaaGTCCTAATTAAGAGAGGAAAGATGTTGTATATGTAAGTAGACCTACATACATCATTAGGAGAACGCGCCTCGCGCGCATTGAATAAACCAGTCTGTTTGTAACCACCGGTTGTTTCACTTGCGTACCGTCGATACCTAacagacagatataacttaaaataaaattagatggtatttacaggaattagcaccaatattcacataaaacataattgCTAAGAACTAAAACCGTCTATACTATACATCCTGCAGATTGTTGGGTTTTTTATGCTGCATGACGATTATACAGcatgaacacaaaaaaaaatattaattttccgagaggaaattccgctggttatcaactcagaatcatggtctgaatcatccccttcagtattctttatggtatcactaacacccgtaaGTACATATGTAtacctgtaagtacttgtacgggatgttagtggcatcgtactgaatactgagggggataataattcagaccatgattttgagtaaatatcaagtgaaattttcagcCACAAAATTCGagattatttttgtctttttttaaatttattttcaattatatactttcgCGATGGCAAAAAACAACACTTGAATAATGATCTGAACACTCGgaataatgatctgaatcagcccccttagtattcgttacgatatcacttacaccccgtacaagtaactatttacaggtagccatactaGTGTGGAGTTAGTGaaaacgtaacgaatacttatgGGGAttgttgataacaagtggaatttcctctcggaaaattcatggtttttttatattttcttaaaattattttcagttcaataactttgcgacggaaaattccgcttgatatcagaatcatggtctgaatcacctatcaaagtttttattacgatgtcactaacaccctgtataccaaaGCGCAGACTGGATTGGAGTCGAATCGTAGGTAGGTAAGTGTGTAGGAgcaatatgtaataaaaaatatgtacctatttttgtaAAGCGTACTGATACTAATTTATATGACGTATATGCATGAATAAgtcaattttgaatttgaatttagaattccAAAGGCCGGTATTTCTAAACAAAATAGCGAAACAattggtttggattttaaaagcaaTTTACGGGCGTTGCGACCGACAAAATTTATCGCATAGTTCGTGTACTCGTAGCGCAGTGTAGTAGACAGCGTAACCCGTGCTACAGCGGTCGAGTCCATCAACATagacttttatttttagacaTAATACTACACTTAGTTATATAAAAGTATCTTCAATAAACCCAAGGCTCATTTACACCCTTCCTTCTAAAGCACCATAGAAAAATGACGCTTCATTTATTACAGggtccattattaggctttttGGCGCACCGTTCATTGTATTACGAATTATGTCAGATACAAACGAACCGTGGTATTGTACGTTACGTAGTCCCATTGACAATTTCAATGGTATATTGATTAGCATTATAGGATCCAGAAGAAAATAAATGACTGTAGATTAAGCTTAAGAAAGAGACAATCGGATTTGTAGCATCGTTTCTGTGGCATGTGGAATCAATTTTGTAAGGCCCATAGCATAAGGCGTATTTTAAACGCTCGTTTCAGGAACGCGCCTCTTGCGCGCCGTAGATGCTGGTTGTTGCGTTTGCATTGATAATAGAAGCGCGCGCATGAAGCACGTATTCGCGCGTTTGAAGCGATACAAACTGTATTGCTGTATCTGCGCGTATACGCGCAGTAGAGGCGCGTTTCGTTAGCTTAGACCTTGTTCAGaaggcgcgatttactcgcgttttcatactacagagtaaataaaattaattactttatagACTCCTGCATGCTTGGAAATGTGCGTTTGTATCCGTACgatgttaagtactctgtggtatgacaacGCGTGTAAATCGCGTCATCTGGACAAGGACTTAGGTTACAAGGTTGCGATCGAATCGAGATTCTGCGCGTCGTATGCGCGTTTAAAATACGCAATGTGCTATTCCAATTTCAAACTAAAAttcaaacttttatttcggtATTGTTTTCTACATCCATAAttgttaataaataacttatgcTATGCGCCTACTTTAATAACAGTCAAAATCATTCATATTTTGACAGAAGCGTTTGTAATGAAACTCTGCGCCTTTATAAACGTGGCTTAAGGTCATGACACTAATAACCCAATCTGTTCCGATT
Coding sequences:
- the LOC126366577 gene encoding uncharacterized protein LOC126366577, whose amino-acid sequence is MSTSVFGILTTFDHTVQDWKTYRSRLTQWFVANDITNSTDVSGIKRRAILLSALSEGTYRLAADLALPKDLQSVPYEDILGLLDKHFNPKRTGFGDRHNFYASTQQLGETHSQWAARLRGLTANCTFSNVEETLRDRFIMGLRPGVEKEKLYAMDMTDLTLAKAVEFAENLCSAKAAAAASVGAAAGTLVVHSDIVNKISQGSKHVKSGVPGKQKCTVCGYTNHKSSECRYSDYVCRKCNSKGHLRRMCPSTKVNYVENVAGGEDVGDDVYTT